A section of the Bacillus pumilus genome encodes:
- a CDS encoding RNA-binding protein encodes MSDIYQHFRKDEQPFVDQVLGWKKIALDQYRMKLTDFLDPREQFITQSVIQHADELGIMFFGGYEGAERKRALIYPEYLEPATQDAELSYFQVNYAKKFISLEHPKLLGSLIGTGLKRQKFGDLLFSEEDVQFICTSDVADFVRAQLTHVGRASVSLEEITQADLKPVTSKTDIKEDTISSLRLDAVCAAISRQSRQKAQLFVKNGLVKVNWKVTEDPSFTIGEGDQLSVRGFGRFSLKTIDGKTKKDKFKVTFELLT; translated from the coding sequence ATGAGCGATATTTATCAACATTTTAGAAAAGACGAACAGCCATTTGTTGACCAAGTGTTAGGCTGGAAAAAAATCGCACTTGACCAATATCGAATGAAATTAACAGACTTTCTTGATCCGCGGGAGCAGTTTATTACCCAGTCCGTCATCCAGCATGCTGATGAGCTTGGAATCATGTTTTTTGGCGGGTATGAAGGCGCGGAGCGGAAAAGAGCGCTCATTTATCCTGAATATTTAGAACCGGCTACTCAGGATGCTGAGCTGTCTTATTTTCAAGTGAACTATGCGAAAAAGTTTATTTCGCTAGAACATCCGAAGCTCCTTGGTTCACTGATTGGGACAGGCTTGAAGCGTCAAAAATTTGGAGATCTGTTATTTTCAGAGGAAGATGTGCAGTTTATTTGTACGAGTGATGTTGCTGATTTTGTACGGGCGCAGCTGACGCATGTCGGCAGAGCCTCCGTATCATTAGAGGAAATCACGCAGGCAGATTTAAAGCCGGTTACCAGTAAGACTGACATCAAAGAAGATACGATTTCTTCACTACGGCTTGATGCGGTATGTGCTGCAATCAGCCGTCAATCTCGGCAAAAGGCACAACTTTTTGTCAAAAATGGGCTTGTTAAAGTTAACTGGAAAGTCACTGAGGACCCTTCCTTTACAATTGGAGAAGGCGATCAGCTCTCTGTCAGGGGATTTGGCCGCTTTAGCCTCAAAACAATTGATGGGAAGACCAAAAAAGATAAATTTAAAGTAACATTTGAGCTTCTGACATAA
- a CDS encoding DivIVA domain-containing protein, whose amino-acid sequence MPLTPNDIHNKTFTKSFRGYDEDEVNEFLSQVRKDYEIVLRKKNELEEKVNELDERLGHFATIEETLNKSILVAQEAAEDVKRHSDKEAKLIIREAEKNADRIINEALSKSRKIAMEIEELKKQSKVFRTRFQMLIEAQLDLLKNDDWDHLLEYEVDAVFDEKE is encoded by the coding sequence TTGCCATTAACACCTAATGATATTCATAATAAAACGTTCACAAAAAGCTTTCGCGGCTATGACGAAGATGAAGTAAATGAGTTTTTAAGCCAAGTACGTAAAGATTACGAAATCGTGCTTCGCAAAAAGAATGAACTCGAAGAAAAAGTAAACGAGCTTGACGAAAGACTAGGTCATTTTGCAACAATTGAAGAAACGTTAAACAAATCAATTCTTGTGGCGCAGGAAGCAGCAGAAGACGTCAAACGTCATTCTGATAAAGAAGCGAAATTGATCATTCGTGAAGCAGAGAAAAATGCAGATCGTATTATCAACGAAGCGCTATCTAAATCAAGAAAGATTGCGATGGAAATCGAAGAGCTTAAGAAGCAGTCAAAAGTCTTTAGAACTCGCTTCCAAATGCTCATCGAAGCTCAGCTTGATCTTCTAAAAAATGACGATTGGGATCATTTACTGGAATATGAAGTTGACGCTGTCTTTGACGAAAAAGAATAA
- the ileS gene encoding isoleucine--tRNA ligase: protein MNYKDTLLMPKTEFPMRGNLPNKEPEIQEEWAEKDIYQMVLERTKGRPTFILHDGPPYANGDIHMGHALNKILKDFIVRFKSMNGFHAPYVPGWDTHGLPIETALTKNKKVKRKEMSTAEFRKLCEEYAWKQIEGQRNQFKRLGVRADWDNPYVTLKPEYEAQQILVFGEMAKRGYIYKGLKPVNWSPSSESALAEAEIEYKDKRSPSIYVSFKVKDGKGVLENDEQFIIWTTTPWTLPANLGICVHPNLEYSVLQVGAERYVVASELVEQVAKTLGFEEYEVVKTLKGKELDNVVAEHPIYGRDSLVMLGDHVTTDAGTGCVHTAPGHGEDDFIVSMKYGLDVLCPVDEKGVMTEEAPGFEGLFYEDANKAITEQLEAKGALKKLDFITHSYPHDWRTKKPTIYRATAQWFASIKDFREALLDNIKETKWVPAWGETRLFNMVRDRGDWCISRQRVWGVPIPVFYAENGEPIITDETIQHVSQLFREHGSNIWFEKEAKELLPEGFTHPGSPNGEFTKEQDIMDVWFDSGSSHQAVLEERDDLVRPADLYLEGSDQYRGWFNSSLSTAVAVTGKAPYKGVLSHGFTLDKEGRKMSKSLGNTIDPTKVAKQLGAEILRLWVSSVNYQADHPVSDDILKQVAEVYRKIRNTFRFLHGNLFDFDPAVNAVPVEELREVDQYILIKLNKLIEKVKKAYDDYEFAVVYHAIHNFCTIELSSFYLDFAKDVVYIEHADHPDRRSMQTVFYETLMALVKLTAPILPHTADELWSHLSFVEEPSVQLTDMPKGVAVSQAEATEAKFDRFMEVRDDVLKALEIARNEKVIGRSLEASVTLYATEEVKNLLASIKEDVKQLFIISELTVEDAQNADTSAPEYTSGRIVVQKAEGELCERSRIISKDVGANPKYPTLSLKNAEIVEKYYQN from the coding sequence ATGAACTACAAAGACACCTTATTAATGCCGAAAACAGAATTCCCTATGAGAGGGAACTTGCCGAACAAAGAGCCTGAAATCCAAGAGGAGTGGGCAGAAAAAGACATCTATCAAATGGTTTTAGAGCGGACAAAAGGACGCCCGACCTTTATTTTGCATGATGGACCTCCATATGCGAATGGTGACATTCATATGGGGCACGCCCTCAATAAAATTCTAAAAGATTTTATTGTCCGTTTTAAATCAATGAATGGGTTCCACGCACCGTACGTACCGGGCTGGGATACACATGGCTTACCAATTGAAACAGCACTCACAAAAAATAAAAAAGTCAAACGCAAAGAAATGTCTACAGCTGAATTCCGCAAACTATGCGAAGAGTATGCTTGGAAGCAAATCGAAGGACAGCGCAATCAGTTTAAGCGATTAGGCGTCAGAGCAGACTGGGACAATCCATATGTCACGCTAAAGCCTGAGTACGAAGCGCAGCAAATTCTTGTCTTCGGTGAAATGGCGAAGAGAGGCTATATTTACAAAGGATTAAAACCAGTTAACTGGTCTCCTTCAAGTGAGTCAGCTCTTGCTGAAGCGGAAATTGAATATAAAGACAAACGTTCACCATCCATTTACGTTTCATTTAAAGTGAAAGATGGAAAAGGCGTACTTGAAAACGACGAACAATTCATCATCTGGACAACAACACCTTGGACACTTCCTGCAAACCTTGGTATTTGTGTTCATCCCAACCTAGAGTACAGCGTTCTTCAAGTGGGTGCTGAGCGATATGTTGTTGCATCTGAACTCGTTGAACAAGTGGCAAAAACGCTTGGTTTTGAAGAGTATGAAGTTGTGAAAACATTAAAAGGAAAAGAATTAGACAACGTCGTTGCAGAGCATCCGATTTATGGTAGAGATTCACTTGTGATGCTTGGTGATCACGTGACAACAGATGCAGGTACAGGCTGTGTTCATACAGCGCCAGGTCACGGGGAGGATGACTTTATTGTCAGCATGAAGTACGGTCTAGACGTACTATGTCCAGTAGACGAAAAAGGTGTCATGACAGAAGAAGCGCCTGGTTTTGAAGGACTATTCTACGAAGATGCGAATAAAGCTATCACAGAACAGCTTGAAGCAAAAGGCGCGCTGAAAAAGCTCGACTTTATCACGCACTCTTACCCGCATGATTGGAGAACGAAAAAGCCAACGATTTATCGTGCAACCGCTCAGTGGTTTGCGTCGATTAAAGACTTCAGAGAAGCGCTTCTAGACAATATTAAAGAAACGAAATGGGTGCCAGCATGGGGCGAGACACGCCTTTTCAATATGGTGCGTGACAGAGGCGACTGGTGTATTTCAAGACAGCGTGTCTGGGGCGTTCCAATTCCGGTCTTTTATGCTGAAAATGGGGAGCCAATCATCACGGACGAAACCATTCAGCATGTCTCTCAATTATTTAGAGAACATGGCTCGAATATTTGGTTTGAAAAAGAAGCGAAAGAACTATTGCCAGAAGGCTTTACACATCCAGGCAGTCCGAACGGTGAATTCACAAAAGAGCAGGACATCATGGATGTATGGTTTGATTCCGGTTCTTCTCACCAAGCCGTTTTAGAAGAAAGAGATGACCTTGTTCGTCCGGCAGACCTTTACCTTGAAGGCTCTGACCAATATCGCGGCTGGTTTAACTCTTCCTTATCAACAGCAGTTGCGGTCACTGGAAAAGCACCGTATAAAGGTGTTCTGAGCCACGGCTTTACGCTTGATAAAGAAGGACGCAAGATGAGTAAATCATTAGGCAATACAATTGACCCAACAAAGGTAGCGAAGCAGCTTGGGGCGGAGATTCTAAGACTTTGGGTATCTTCTGTCAACTATCAAGCCGATCACCCGGTGTCTGATGATATCTTAAAACAAGTAGCAGAAGTCTATCGTAAAATCCGTAACACGTTCCGCTTCCTGCACGGTAACCTATTTGACTTTGATCCAGCAGTCAATGCGGTGCCTGTAGAAGAGCTTCGCGAAGTGGATCAATATATCTTGATCAAATTAAACAAATTGATTGAGAAAGTGAAAAAGGCATATGATGATTACGAATTTGCGGTCGTGTATCATGCGATTCACAATTTCTGTACAATTGAGCTAAGTTCTTTCTATCTCGACTTTGCAAAGGATGTCGTGTACATTGAGCATGCGGATCATCCAGACCGCCGCAGCATGCAGACGGTCTTCTACGAAACATTGATGGCGTTAGTGAAGCTGACTGCACCAATTCTTCCGCATACAGCAGATGAATTATGGAGCCACTTAAGCTTTGTTGAAGAGCCAAGTGTTCAATTAACAGATATGCCAAAAGGTGTGGCTGTTTCTCAAGCAGAAGCAACAGAAGCGAAGTTTGACCGCTTTATGGAAGTGCGTGACGATGTGCTAAAAGCGCTCGAAATTGCGCGTAATGAGAAAGTGATCGGACGTTCTCTTGAAGCAAGTGTGACCCTTTATGCGACAGAAGAAGTGAAAAACCTTCTTGCATCCATTAAAGAAGATGTGAAACAGCTCTTTATCATCTCTGAATTAACGGTAGAAGATGCGCAAAATGCTGACACATCCGCACCTGAATACACTTCAGGAAGAATTGTGGTTCAAAAAGCAGAAGGAGAACTATGCGAACGTTCTCGTATTATTTCTAAAGATGTTGGTGCAAATCCGAAATACCCAACATTGTCACTGAAAAATGCTGAAATCGTGGAAAAATATTACCAGAATTAA
- a CDS encoding TraR/DksA family transcriptional regulator, with product MIGDLETIYTELLQMKEELQAKLFEYTSFRSPAEHVSMNEVQTATLLYHIKEELQDVSLAIAKMEQGTYGICEATGDVIPLEQMSILPTARTVDDFLYHKQYEKKAFTPYPHESDDSHFEAFHM from the coding sequence ATGATTGGCGACCTAGAGACGATTTACACGGAACTCCTTCAAATGAAAGAAGAGCTGCAAGCTAAACTTTTTGAATACACATCATTTCGTTCACCCGCTGAGCATGTCTCAATGAACGAGGTCCAAACGGCCACGCTTCTTTACCACATCAAAGAAGAACTTCAAGATGTGTCTCTCGCTATTGCAAAAATGGAGCAAGGAACCTATGGTATTTGTGAGGCAACAGGTGATGTCATTCCGCTTGAACAAATGAGTATTCTTCCTACCGCCCGCACAGTTGACGACTTTTTATATCATAAGCAATACGAGAAAAAAGCATTCACTCCTTATCCTCATGAATCAGATGATTCTCATTTTGAAGCCTTCCACATGTAG
- the sepF gene encoding cell division protein SepF, whose translation MSIKNKFKSFFTLDDEEYEYEYIDEEREPVQEEKGTKDKAAFQERPQTGKQNVVSLQSVQKSSKVVLSEPRVYAEAQEIADHIKNRRAVVVNLQRIQHDQAKRIIDFLSGTVYAIGGDIQRIGSNIFLCTPDNVDVSGTISELLTEEEPQRW comes from the coding sequence ATGAGTATAAAAAATAAGTTTAAAAGCTTTTTCACTCTCGACGATGAAGAGTATGAGTACGAATATATTGATGAAGAAAGAGAACCAGTCCAAGAAGAAAAAGGAACGAAGGACAAAGCGGCATTTCAAGAGCGTCCGCAGACAGGAAAACAAAATGTCGTCAGCTTGCAAAGCGTGCAGAAATCCTCTAAAGTGGTGTTAAGTGAGCCGCGTGTTTATGCAGAAGCGCAGGAGATTGCAGACCATATTAAAAACAGACGTGCAGTCGTCGTCAATTTGCAGCGCATTCAGCACGATCAAGCAAAGCGAATCATCGACTTCTTAAGCGGAACTGTTTATGCAATCGGTGGAGACATCCAGCGCATTGGCTCGAATATATTCCTCTGCACACCTGATAATGTGGATGTATCTGGCACAATATCAGAACTTCTGACAGAGGAAGAACCTCAGAGGTGGTAA
- a CDS encoding RluA family pseudouridine synthase encodes MNQVNIAVSEEQTSERLDKFLSTTEPEWSRTQVQQWVKDGLIEVNGKQVKANYKVQAGDQIKVEIPEPEALDVEAEAMDLDIYYEDADVLVVNKPRGMVVHPAPGHVSGTLVNGLMAHCTDLSGINGVMRPGIVHRIDKDTSGLLMVAKNDMAHESLVNQLVAKTVTRKYTAVVHGIIQHDTGTIDAPIGRDKKDRQSMTVTKESSKQAVTHFDVIERFEDFTLVECRLETGRTHQIRVHMKYIGYPLAGDPKYGPRKTVDFNGQLLHAGVLGFDHPRTGEYIEFTAPVPADMRGFIDSLRNND; translated from the coding sequence ATGAATCAAGTAAATATTGCCGTTTCAGAAGAACAAACAAGTGAACGGCTTGATAAATTTCTAAGCACGACAGAACCAGAATGGTCAAGAACCCAGGTCCAGCAGTGGGTAAAAGATGGGCTGATCGAAGTAAATGGGAAGCAAGTGAAAGCCAATTACAAAGTACAAGCTGGAGATCAAATTAAAGTCGAGATTCCAGAACCAGAAGCACTAGATGTAGAAGCAGAAGCAATGGATCTTGATATATATTATGAAGATGCAGATGTGCTCGTAGTGAATAAACCACGAGGAATGGTCGTTCATCCAGCGCCAGGTCATGTGTCAGGAACACTAGTAAATGGTCTAATGGCCCATTGCACAGATTTATCAGGGATTAATGGAGTGATGCGTCCTGGCATAGTCCACCGCATTGATAAAGACACGTCTGGGCTGTTAATGGTCGCAAAAAACGATATGGCGCATGAATCACTCGTCAATCAACTTGTGGCTAAGACTGTCACAAGAAAATATACAGCTGTTGTTCATGGCATTATCCAGCATGATACAGGTACAATTGATGCCCCAATTGGCAGAGACAAAAAAGACCGCCAAAGCATGACAGTGACAAAAGAAAGTTCAAAACAAGCCGTCACTCATTTTGATGTGATTGAACGCTTTGAGGATTTCACGTTGGTGGAGTGCCGACTTGAAACAGGAAGAACACACCAGATTCGTGTTCATATGAAATATATCGGCTATCCGCTTGCAGGAGATCCGAAATATGGACCGAGAAAGACAGTCGATTTCAATGGTCAGCTGCTGCATGCAGGTGTTTTAGGATTTGATCATCCAAGAACAGGCGAATATATCGAGTTCACAGCACCAGTTCCTGCTGATATGCGGGGCTTTATCGATTCATTAAGAAATAACGATTGA
- a CDS encoding YlmC/YmxH family sporulation protein, which yields MISISEFQIKDVVDVSSGKKLGTIGDIDINVTSGKIQAIIIGGTGKMMGFFGKEEEMIVPWRNIVKIGEDVILVRLSS from the coding sequence ATGATCAGTATTTCTGAATTCCAAATCAAGGATGTTGTCGATGTGTCAAGCGGAAAAAAACTAGGCACCATTGGGGACATTGATATCAATGTGACGAGCGGTAAAATACAAGCAATCATTATCGGCGGAACAGGTAAAATGATGGGATTTTTCGGAAAAGAAGAGGAAATGATTGTGCCGTGGCGAAATATAGTAAAAATTGGCGAAGATGTGATACTTGTCCGATTATCTTCTTAA
- the pgeF gene encoding peptidoglycan editing factor PgeF → MNERWEAALTHNYDPFQQKSPDAMMIHDWTNMTCSGKEVLAGFTTKNGGFSLSPYQSLNTGLHVGDDASSVQMNRQVIADATAVPLSDWVFADQTHEDRIKKVTKEQRGRGSLHYHEALPGTDGLYTSEPNIMLALCFADCVPLYFLAPQHGLIGTAHAGWKGTVKQIGAKMVDLWVNQEGAKTDQIQVVIGPSIGNCCYIVDDVVLNQVKQLPFSTEDVYSVISQGQYKLDLKTLNKNVLLHAGMKEENIHVSSMCTSCNDQLFFSHRRDQGKTGRMMSFVGFKEA, encoded by the coding sequence ATGAATGAAAGGTGGGAGGCAGCTTTGACACACAATTATGACCCCTTTCAGCAGAAATCACCTGATGCAATGATGATTCATGATTGGACGAACATGACATGTTCTGGTAAAGAGGTATTGGCCGGATTTACGACAAAAAATGGCGGCTTCAGCCTTTCTCCATATCAATCATTGAACACTGGACTCCATGTAGGAGATGATGCTTCTAGTGTCCAAATGAATCGTCAAGTCATAGCAGATGCTACTGCTGTGCCGCTCTCTGATTGGGTGTTTGCAGACCAAACACACGAGGACCGCATCAAGAAAGTCACCAAGGAGCAAAGAGGAAGAGGAAGTCTTCATTATCATGAGGCACTGCCTGGAACTGACGGATTATATACGTCTGAACCGAACATCATGCTCGCTCTTTGTTTCGCCGATTGTGTTCCGCTTTATTTTCTAGCTCCGCAACATGGCCTCATCGGAACAGCCCATGCCGGATGGAAAGGAACCGTCAAGCAAATTGGTGCAAAGATGGTAGATCTATGGGTCAACCAAGAAGGTGCTAAGACCGATCAAATACAAGTCGTCATTGGACCATCCATTGGCAATTGCTGCTACATAGTGGATGATGTAGTCTTAAATCAAGTGAAACAGCTTCCCTTTTCTACAGAGGATGTGTATTCCGTGATATCACAAGGACAATATAAATTAGACTTAAAAACATTAAACAAAAACGTATTGCTTCATGCAGGGATGAAAGAAGAAAACATACATGTCAGTTCGATGTGCACAAGCTGCAATGATCAGCTATTCTTCTCACATCGGCGTGATCAAGGAAAAACAGGACGTATGATGTCTTTTGTCGGGTTTAAGGAGGCATAA
- the srlE gene encoding PTS glucitol/sorbitol transporter subunit IIB — MTNHKVFVAKGAGGWGQGLELEPTGKRRKVVSITGGGIHPVARKIAEMTGTEACDGFKNSIPEDEMMCVVIDCGGTARIGLYPMKRIPTVDVLASSPSGPLAKHITEDIFVSGVTEKDISFADASSGEAKVEGQDNSEPIDKENFKETYSKLKEENLERQEKGNFLMRFSRGIGKVTGTFYQAGRDSVDMLLKNIIPFMAFVSMLIGIINYTKIGDLIAHFLSPLAGSIWGLLLLVVVCTLPFLSPVLGPGAVIAQVIGVLIGSQIALGNIPPQFALPALFAINGQVGCDFIPVGLSLGEAKPETVQYGVPAVLYSRLITGVLSVVIAYAASFGMY, encoded by the coding sequence ATGACAAACCACAAAGTATTTGTAGCAAAAGGTGCTGGCGGATGGGGCCAAGGCTTGGAGCTTGAACCAACCGGTAAAAGAAGAAAGGTTGTTTCCATTACAGGGGGAGGCATTCACCCAGTTGCACGTAAAATTGCAGAAATGACAGGGACAGAAGCATGTGATGGCTTTAAAAACTCGATACCAGAAGATGAAATGATGTGTGTTGTCATTGACTGCGGAGGAACTGCGCGAATCGGACTGTATCCAATGAAGCGCATTCCAACTGTAGACGTTTTGGCATCCTCTCCTTCTGGACCGCTTGCAAAACATATTACAGAGGATATCTTCGTATCAGGCGTCACAGAAAAAGATATTTCCTTTGCGGATGCATCAAGTGGTGAGGCAAAAGTAGAAGGTCAGGATAACAGTGAGCCGATTGACAAAGAGAATTTCAAAGAAACCTATTCAAAACTGAAAGAAGAAAATCTCGAGCGTCAGGAAAAAGGGAATTTCTTGATGAGGTTCTCAAGAGGAATTGGCAAAGTTACCGGTACGTTCTATCAGGCTGGTCGTGATTCCGTTGATATGCTTTTGAAAAACATTATTCCATTCATGGCATTTGTCAGTATGTTAATTGGAATTATCAATTATACAAAAATTGGTGACTTGATTGCCCATTTTCTATCACCACTGGCAGGATCTATATGGGGACTCTTACTACTCGTTGTGGTCTGTACATTGCCATTCCTATCACCTGTCTTAGGACCTGGTGCAGTCATTGCACAAGTCATCGGTGTTCTCATTGGTAGTCAAATTGCACTAGGGAATATTCCGCCTCAATTTGCACTTCCTGCACTATTTGCCATCAACGGTCAAGTAGGGTGTGATTTCATTCCAGTTGGGCTATCACTTGGTGAAGCGAAGCCGGAAACGGTACAATATGGAGTACCAGCTGTTTTGTATAGCCGTCTCATTACAGGGGTTCTATCTGTTGTGATCGCATACGCTGCCAGCTTCGGTATGTATTAA
- the lspA gene encoding signal peptidase II produces the protein MFYYIIAFVMICLDQLTKWLIVKNMMLGDSYPVIDGFFYITSHRNSGAAWGILQGQMWFFYVITLVVIAGIVYYLQKHGQKDKLLGVALALMLGGAIGNFIDRVFRQEVVDFAHFVFGNYHYPIFNIADSSLCVGVILLFIQMLLDGKKTKESTT, from the coding sequence GTGTTCTATTACATAATCGCATTCGTGATGATTTGTTTAGATCAATTAACAAAATGGCTCATTGTCAAAAATATGATGCTCGGAGATTCTTATCCAGTGATTGATGGCTTCTTTTATATCACGTCTCACCGAAATTCAGGCGCCGCATGGGGAATTCTCCAAGGACAAATGTGGTTTTTCTATGTGATCACACTCGTTGTTATTGCGGGAATTGTTTATTATTTGCAAAAGCATGGACAAAAGGACAAGCTGCTTGGAGTTGCACTTGCCTTAATGCTTGGCGGAGCGATTGGGAACTTTATCGACCGCGTTTTCCGTCAGGAAGTGGTAGATTTTGCTCATTTCGTCTTTGGGAATTATCACTACCCAATCTTTAATATTGCAGATTCTTCTCTATGTGTAGGAGTTATTCTGCTCTTCATTCAAATGCTGTTAGATGGAAAGAAAACGAAGGAGTCAACTACATGA
- a CDS encoding YggT family protein: MILYYIFQFLQTVLTIYSFAIIIYIFMSWVPSARETAIGRFLTNICEPYLEPFRKIIPPIGMIDISPIVALLVIRFASLYGLTGLYNMIARFM, from the coding sequence GTGATTCTATATTACATTTTCCAGTTTTTGCAAACTGTATTAACGATTTACTCGTTCGCGATTATTATTTACATCTTCATGTCATGGGTGCCATCTGCAAGAGAAACAGCAATTGGGCGCTTTCTGACAAATATTTGTGAACCGTATTTAGAACCATTTCGTAAAATTATTCCGCCAATTGGCATGATTGACATTTCGCCAATTGTGGCATTGCTTGTGATTCGTTTTGCATCATTATACGGACTAACTGGTCTTTACAATATGATTGCACGCTTCATGTAG
- a CDS encoding YggS family pyridoxal phosphate-dependent enzyme: MNVRENLRQINEQIKEACKRAGRNPDDVSVVAVTKYVSIERAQEAKEAGILHFGENRDQGLLEKQASITDESISWHFIGSLQTRKVKSVIQTIDYLHSLDRISLANEIEKRADHTVRCFVQVNTSLEESKHGLQSEDVIPFVKQLADFKKIEIAGLMTMAPFTDDHTVIRNCFKTLKNLQEEVKHLNQVNAPCQHLSMGMSNDFEIAIEEGATFVRIGSSLVGNETGGA; encoded by the coding sequence TTGAATGTACGAGAGAATCTCAGACAAATAAATGAACAAATAAAAGAAGCATGTAAAAGAGCCGGTCGAAACCCAGACGATGTATCCGTCGTCGCTGTCACAAAATATGTCTCAATTGAACGAGCACAAGAAGCCAAAGAAGCAGGAATCTTGCATTTTGGTGAAAATCGTGACCAAGGGTTACTTGAAAAACAAGCATCTATAACCGATGAAAGCATTAGCTGGCACTTCATCGGTAGTCTACAAACACGAAAAGTAAAATCTGTCATTCAGACCATTGACTACTTACATTCGCTCGATAGGATCTCACTTGCGAATGAAATTGAAAAAAGAGCGGATCACACGGTTCGCTGTTTTGTACAAGTGAATACATCGCTGGAGGAGTCAAAGCACGGCCTGCAAAGTGAAGACGTGATTCCATTTGTGAAGCAGCTCGCTGATTTCAAAAAGATTGAAATTGCTGGACTGATGACAATGGCTCCATTTACAGATGATCACACTGTGATACGAAACTGCTTTAAAACATTAAAAAACCTTCAAGAAGAAGTAAAACATCTTAACCAAGTAAATGCACCTTGTCAGCATTTATCGATGGGCATGTCAAATGATTTTGAAATCGCAATTGAAGAAGGTGCGACATTCGTTCGGATTGGCTCTTCACTTGTTGGAAATGAAACAGGAGGTGCGTGA
- a CDS encoding PTS glucitol/sorbitol transporter subunit IIA encodes MVTQSVVKEIGILVPQFKEDKLIVLFGPAAPQELRDMSVIHEFEHLEEEPLKLGGTIQVGDQTYTITALGNKANDNFKELGHISIYFQEPFDDVLPGAVFASPHTFPDIKEGVRIEIS; translated from the coding sequence ATGGTTACACAATCTGTCGTAAAAGAAATCGGGATATTAGTCCCGCAATTTAAAGAAGATAAGCTGATTGTTTTATTTGGACCCGCAGCGCCGCAGGAATTAAGAGATATGTCCGTCATTCACGAGTTCGAACACTTAGAAGAAGAGCCGTTGAAATTGGGCGGTACCATTCAAGTGGGCGATCAAACGTACACGATTACAGCTCTCGGCAATAAAGCAAATGACAATTTTAAAGAACTCGGCCATATTTCGATCTACTTCCAAGAGCCGTTTGATGATGTATTACCGGGAGCTGTCTTTGCATCTCCGCACACGTTTCCTGATATAAAAGAAGGCGTACGAATTGAAATTTCGTAA
- a CDS encoding ABC transporter ATP-binding protein — protein sequence MSLELKNVSLKRNGKWLLQSVDWQVNKEEHWVLYGLNGAGKTALLNMLCSYYFPTSGEMTVLEHVFGKEALGEKLRKKIGLISAGLEKKLHRDDNAFEIVLSGAFASIGLYETPTDEIREKAIDLLKAFGSFKYANRPYETLSQGEKQKVLIARALMNDPKLLILDEPVTGLDFLAREQVLETISFIASKPDAPTMLYTTHHAEEILPVFQHTLLLKNGSVFDQGKTKEMMTSDLLSSFFECAVDVMWRNGRPHLSKL from the coding sequence GTGTCACTTGAATTAAAGAATGTTTCTTTAAAACGAAATGGAAAATGGTTGCTTCAGTCTGTTGACTGGCAGGTGAACAAAGAGGAGCACTGGGTGCTTTACGGTTTAAATGGTGCGGGGAAAACCGCTTTATTAAATATGCTCTGTTCATATTATTTCCCTACATCAGGTGAGATGACCGTGCTGGAGCATGTCTTTGGCAAGGAGGCTCTTGGCGAAAAGCTCAGGAAGAAAATTGGGCTCATTTCTGCAGGACTTGAAAAGAAACTGCACAGAGACGACAATGCATTTGAAATTGTGCTCAGCGGGGCATTTGCCTCCATTGGACTCTACGAAACCCCGACAGATGAGATAAGAGAAAAAGCCATTGATCTATTAAAAGCATTTGGTTCGTTCAAATATGCGAACCGGCCATATGAAACACTCTCACAAGGAGAAAAGCAGAAAGTCCTGATTGCGAGGGCTTTAATGAATGATCCTAAGCTCCTGATTTTAGATGAGCCTGTGACGGGTCTTGATTTTTTAGCAAGAGAACAGGTGCTAGAGACCATCTCATTCATTGCATCAAAGCCTGATGCGCCTACGATGCTTTACACGACCCATCATGCAGAAGAGATTTTGCCTGTTTTTCAGCACACTTTATTATTAAAAAATGGATCTGTTTTTGATCAAGGGAAAACAAAAGAGATGATGACAAGCGATTTGCTTTCTTCCTTCTTTGAATGTGCGGTAGATGTGATGTGGAGAAATGGCCGTCCTCACTTAAGTAAATTGTAG